Proteins encoded within one genomic window of Tabrizicola piscis:
- a CDS encoding hydrolase, translating to MQSINTLTPQNSVLCLIDHQPWVAFPIHSITPEVLTNNVLALAKTAKALEVPTILSTINAKGGPLNDPLFAGLSDLHPGAEPIDRRNTNAWADPAFVAAVQATDRKKLVMAGLWTEVCLAQTALSALNAGYEVYFVSDASGGLSTESHERACQRMIQAGAVPMTWFAVAAEWCPDNTAPEYPRMYPIALAHGGGVQWAVEYIMANLPRQAG from the coding sequence ATGCAATCGATCAACACGCTCACACCCCAGAACTCTGTCCTTTGCCTGATCGACCACCAGCCCTGGGTTGCCTTTCCGATCCACTCCATCACGCCTGAGGTGTTGACAAACAATGTCCTGGCCCTTGCCAAGACCGCAAAGGCGCTGGAGGTTCCGACCATCCTCAGCACGATCAACGCCAAGGGCGGGCCGCTGAACGATCCCCTTTTTGCCGGGCTGTCCGACCTTCACCCCGGGGCAGAGCCGATTGACCGGCGCAACACCAACGCCTGGGCCGACCCGGCCTTTGTGGCCGCCGTGCAGGCGACGGACCGCAAGAAGCTGGTGATGGCGGGGCTTTGGACCGAGGTCTGCCTGGCCCAGACTGCCCTTTCTGCGCTGAACGCAGGGTATGAGGTCTATTTCGTCTCAGACGCCTCAGGCGGGCTGTCGACCGAGTCGCATGAACGGGCCTGCCAGCGGATGATCCAGGCCGGCGCGGTTCCGATGACATGGTTCGCGGTCGCCGCCGAATGGTGCCCCGACAACACCGCGCCGGAATATCCACGGATGTATCCGATTGCGCTGGCCCATGGGGGCGGGGTCCAATGGGCGGTGGAATACATCATGGCAAACCTGCCGCGCCAAGCGGGCTGA
- a CDS encoding circularly permuted type 2 ATP-grasp protein gives MYQGTGVRPPYARLDDWVAAMPQELRSLKQAEAEALFRRIGITFAVYGEGGDPDRLIPFDMFPRVFAAAEWAKLERGIKQRARALNAFLVDVYGRGEIIRAGRIPARLVYQNEAYEKAVAGFVPSKGVYSHIVGIDIVRTGPDEFYVLEDNCRTPSGVSYMLESREIMMRMFPELFRENRIEPVDGYSEKLRRTLASVAPKKCKGEPTVVILTPGHFNSAYYEHSLLADLMGVELVEGQDLFVDGEYCWMRTTEGPRRVDVIYRRIDDAYLDPLCFRPDSMLGIPGLMDVYRSGGVSICSAPGAGVADDKAVYCYVPDMVRFYLGEEPILKNVPTWQCGKSDDLKYVLDQLPELVVKEVHGSGGYGMLVGPKSSREEVERFRAKIVEDPGNYIAQPTLALSSVPTFVEEGVAPRHVDLRPYCLVGERIELVPGGLTRVALKEGSLVVNSSQGGGVKDTWVLAE, from the coding sequence ATGTATCAGGGCACGGGCGTGCGCCCCCCCTATGCGCGGCTTGACGATTGGGTGGCGGCGATGCCGCAGGAACTGCGCAGCCTGAAGCAGGCGGAAGCCGAGGCACTGTTCCGGCGGATCGGGATCACCTTTGCCGTCTACGGCGAAGGCGGCGACCCGGATCGGCTGATCCCCTTCGACATGTTTCCCCGGGTGTTCGCTGCGGCCGAATGGGCCAAGCTTGAACGCGGGATCAAGCAGCGGGCCCGGGCGTTGAATGCCTTTCTTGTCGATGTCTACGGGCGGGGCGAGATCATTCGCGCCGGCCGCATCCCGGCGCGGCTGGTCTACCAGAACGAGGCCTATGAAAAGGCCGTCGCGGGGTTTGTGCCGTCAAAGGGGGTCTATAGCCACATCGTCGGCATCGACATCGTGCGCACCGGACCGGACGAGTTCTATGTGCTTGAGGATAACTGCCGCACACCAAGCGGGGTCAGCTATATGCTGGAATCCCGCGAGATCATGATGCGGATGTTTCCCGAACTGTTCCGGGAAAACCGGATCGAGCCGGTGGATGGCTATTCTGAAAAGCTGCGGCGCACGCTGGCCAGTGTGGCCCCAAAAAAGTGCAAGGGTGAGCCGACGGTCGTGATCCTGACGCCGGGGCATTTCAATTCTGCCTATTATGAACATTCGCTGCTGGCGGACCTGATGGGGGTCGAACTGGTTGAGGGGCAGGACCTGTTCGTTGACGGCGAATATTGCTGGATGCGCACGACGGAAGGTCCGCGCCGGGTGGATGTGATCTATCGGCGGATTGATGACGCTTATCTGGACCCGCTGTGCTTTCGCCCCGACAGCATGCTGGGCATCCCGGGGTTGATGGACGTGTACCGGTCTGGCGGGGTCAGCATCTGTTCCGCGCCGGGGGCAGGCGTGGCCGATGACAAGGCGGTCTACTGCTATGTGCCTGATATGGTGCGGTTCTATCTGGGCGAAGAGCCGATCCTGAAGAACGTGCCAACCTGGCAATGCGGCAAGTCGGACGATCTGAAATATGTGCTGGACCAGTTGCCGGAGCTGGTGGTGAAAGAGGTCCATGGCTCGGGCGGCTACGGGATGCTGGTCGGGCCGAAGTCCAGCCGCGAGGAGGTGGAGCGCTTCCGCGCCAAGATTGTCGAGGACCCGGGCAATTACATCGCGCAACCGACGCTTGCGCTGTCCTCGGTGCCGACCTTTGTCGAGGAAGGCGTGGCACCCCGGCATGTGGACCTTCGGCCTTATTGCCTTGTGGGGGAACGGATCGAACTGGTTCCCGGCGGGCTGACGCGGGTTGCGCTGAAGGAAGGGTCGCTGGTCGTGAACTCTTCGCAAGGGGGGGGTGTCAAGGACACCTGGGTGTTGGCGGAATGA
- a CDS encoding winged helix-turn-helix transcriptional regulator, translating into MDKARDQDGWIGKGPFDAAFQDAAELVGKRWVGAVIWAVVHGKHRFAEIRNAIPGISDRLLAERLKELVDRDILCHRDTGDPVPGYHLTPRGAALRRVLIALHDWAKQR; encoded by the coding sequence ATGGACAAGGCGCGTGATCAGGATGGCTGGATCGGCAAAGGGCCGTTCGACGCGGCGTTTCAGGACGCGGCAGAGCTTGTGGGCAAGCGTTGGGTCGGCGCAGTGATCTGGGCCGTGGTCCATGGCAAGCACCGCTTTGCCGAGATCCGCAACGCCATCCCCGGGATCAGTGACCGCCTGCTGGCCGAGCGTCTGAAAGAGCTTGTTGATCGGGATATCCTTTGCCACCGCGACACGGGCGACCCGGTGCCGGGCTACCACCTGACCCCACGCGGGGCAGCCTTGCGGCGCGTGCTGATCGCGCTGCATGACTGGGCCAAGCAGCGCTGA
- a CDS encoding efflux RND transporter periplasmic adaptor subunit, with product MRRLILVLAALSLVGLAFWAFKPRPIAVELAEIAPRTLEVAVEEEGEARIREVFTISATIGGKLQRIGLHAGDDVVAEETVVAVIGPAAPALLDARARAVAEATVAAAQSAVDLARAQVAQAEAAVEFATAEASRSIALFERAAVSARLRDTAILDQRTAIAALDSARANLSVRERELESARAVLGTPDAAAAEACCISLTAPVSGKVLRVLSEDEQVVAPGTPILEIGNPGNLEITVDLLSRDAVRVREGASATVSGWGGPPIPARVERIEPSATTRVSALGIDEQRVGVILTLEGDPQDWQLLGHGFRVVARITLWKGDQVLSIPVGALFRDGSDWAAFVVQGGRARLQTITLGERNEDFAQVLTGLAAGDTVILHPSDTVADGVAVAPLP from the coding sequence ATGCGCCGATTGATCCTTGTGCTTGCCGCCCTGTCGCTGGTTGGCCTTGCCTTCTGGGCCTTCAAGCCCCGGCCCATTGCGGTGGAACTGGCCGAAATCGCCCCCCGCACCCTCGAAGTCGCGGTGGAGGAGGAGGGTGAGGCGCGCATCCGCGAAGTCTTCACCATCTCGGCCACCATCGGGGGCAAGCTGCAGCGGATCGGCCTGCATGCGGGCGACGACGTGGTGGCCGAGGAAACCGTGGTGGCAGTGATCGGCCCGGCCGCCCCCGCGCTTCTGGACGCCCGCGCGCGCGCCGTGGCCGAGGCGACAGTGGCCGCCGCGCAATCCGCGGTCGATCTGGCCCGCGCGCAGGTGGCCCAAGCCGAAGCGGCAGTAGAATTCGCCACGGCCGAGGCGAGCCGGTCCATCGCCCTTTTCGAACGCGCCGCAGTCTCCGCCCGGCTGCGGGATACCGCCATACTGGACCAGCGCACCGCCATTGCCGCACTGGACAGCGCCCGCGCCAACCTTTCCGTGCGCGAGCGCGAGTTGGAAAGCGCCCGCGCGGTTCTGGGCACCCCTGACGCCGCTGCGGCCGAGGCTTGCTGCATCAGCCTGACCGCTCCAGTTTCCGGCAAGGTCCTGCGTGTGTTAAGCGAGGATGAGCAGGTGGTCGCCCCCGGCACCCCGATCCTCGAAATCGGCAATCCCGGCAATCTTGAGATCACGGTCGATCTTCTGTCGCGCGATGCGGTCCGGGTGCGCGAAGGCGCCTCGGCGACGGTCAGCGGCTGGGGCGGGCCGCCAATCCCGGCGCGGGTCGAACGGATCGAACCTTCCGCCACGACTCGCGTCTCGGCCCTTGGCATCGACGAACAGCGCGTCGGCGTGATCCTGACGCTTGAGGGCGATCCGCAGGACTGGCAGCTCCTCGGCCACGGCTTCCGCGTTGTTGCGCGCATCACCCTGTGGAAAGGGGATCAGGTGCTGTCGATCCCGGTAGGGGCCCTGTTCCGTGACGGCTCCGACTGGGCGGCTTTTGTCGTGCAGGGTGGCCGGGCGCGGTTGCAGACCATCACCCTTGGCGAACGGAATGAGGATTTTGCACAAGTGTTGACCGGCCTTGCGGCAGGCGACACGGTGATCCTGCACCCCAGCGACACGGTGGCCGACGGCGTTGCCGTCGCGCCCTTGCCCTAA
- a CDS encoding ATP-dependent DNA ligase, translating to MHRFAALFAALDGTTKTGLKTAALADYFRAAPEADRVWTVALLTGRRPRRAVNSTELRLWAAEAADIPDWLFEESYTVVGDLAETIALLLPPPEITTGITLDETIRGQIRLTGQPVEVRRAAVLSAWSQLPATERFLYNKLLTGGFRMGVAQGLLTRALAQATGVEEATLAHRLMGNWDPAHTPFAALIEGNAGGDARPYPFALASQLEDGPDSLGPPQDWLAEWKWDGIRGQLIARPGAFALWSRGEELITDRFPELAALADFLPPGTVIDGEIVAWDSPANQPLPFAALQKRIGRKTVPKALLASAPARMLAYDLLEDGGTDIRDRPFAQRRARLEAILAALPPGLPLAASPVVAFDTWESLTRTRATAREREAEGVMLKRALSPYFTGRKRGDWWKWKLDPYTVDAVMLYAQAGHGRRANLFTDFTFGIRDGNELVPFTKAYSGLTDAEFSEITRWVQSHTLERFGPVRKVPAELVFEIGFEGIQASPRHKSGIALRFPRMLRWRRDKPVNEIDTLDSLRALLRAAG from the coding sequence ATGCACCGCTTTGCCGCCCTTTTCGCTGCTCTTGACGGCACCACGAAGACCGGCCTCAAGACAGCCGCGCTGGCCGACTATTTTCGTGCGGCCCCCGAAGCGGACCGGGTCTGGACCGTGGCGCTTCTGACCGGGCGAAGGCCAAGGCGGGCAGTCAATTCCACCGAACTGCGTCTTTGGGCGGCCGAGGCGGCAGACATTCCCGACTGGTTGTTTGAGGAAAGCTATACCGTGGTCGGCGATCTGGCCGAAACCATTGCCCTGCTGCTACCGCCGCCAGAAATCACCACGGGCATCACGCTGGATGAAACCATTCGCGGCCAGATCCGCCTGACGGGCCAACCCGTCGAGGTGCGCCGGGCCGCCGTCCTGTCCGCCTGGTCCCAACTGCCCGCGACGGAGCGGTTCCTTTACAACAAGCTGCTGACCGGGGGCTTTCGCATGGGTGTGGCGCAGGGCCTGTTGACCCGCGCGCTGGCGCAGGCTACGGGGGTGGAAGAAGCCACCCTTGCCCACCGCCTGATGGGCAACTGGGACCCGGCCCACACCCCCTTTGCCGCCCTGATCGAGGGCAATGCAGGCGGCGATGCGCGCCCTTACCCCTTTGCCCTTGCCAGCCAGCTTGAGGACGGGCCAGACAGCCTTGGCCCCCCGCAGGACTGGCTGGCGGAGTGGAAGTGGGACGGCATCCGGGGGCAGTTGATCGCCCGCCCCGGCGCTTTTGCGCTGTGGAGCCGGGGGGAGGAACTGATCACCGACCGCTTCCCGGAGCTTGCCGCCTTGGCCGATTTTCTGCCCCCCGGCACGGTGATTGACGGCGAAATCGTCGCCTGGGACAGCCCGGCCAACCAGCCCCTGCCCTTTGCCGCCCTGCAAAAGCGGATCGGGCGCAAGACCGTGCCGAAGGCGTTGCTGGCATCCGCCCCGGCCCGAATGCTGGCCTATGACCTGCTGGAGGACGGCGGGACCGACATCCGCGACCGCCCCTTCGCGCAGCGCCGGGCACGGCTGGAGGCGATCCTTGCAGCGCTGCCGCCGGGCCTGCCCTTGGCTGCCTCGCCCGTGGTGGCGTTCGACACTTGGGAAAGCCTGACCCGGACGCGCGCCACGGCACGCGAACGGGAGGCCGAAGGCGTGATGCTGAAGCGCGCCCTTTCCCCCTATTTCACCGGGCGCAAGCGGGGTGACTGGTGGAAATGGAAGCTGGACCCCTACACGGTGGATGCCGTGATGCTGTACGCCCAGGCCGGGCATGGGCGGCGGGCGAACCTGTTTACCGATTTCACCTTTGGCATCCGTGACGGCAATGAGCTTGTGCCCTTCACCAAGGCCTATTCCGGCCTGACCGACGCCGAATTTTCCGAGATCACCCGCTGGGTCCAGTCCCACACGCTGGAACGCTTCGGGCCGGTGCGCAAGGTGCCCGCCGAACTGGTGTTCGAGATCGGGTTCGAGGGGATTCAGGCCAGCCCGCGCCACAAATCCGGGATCGCGCTGCGTTTTCCCCGGATGCTGCGCTGGCGCCGTGACAAGCCGGTGAACGAAATCGACACGCTGGACAGCCTGCGCGCGCTGCTGCGGGCGGCGGGTTAG
- a CDS encoding ligase-associated DNA damage response exonuclease, translating into MAQPVLTFTDRGIYCPAGDFYIDPWRPVPRALITHGHSDHARSGMGAYLATTHALPVIRRRLGPITAEGIPYGETREVGGATVSFHPAGHVPGSAQIRVEVGGEVWVVSGDYKTEPDGLAEAFAPVACDTFISECTFGLPVFRWDPQPKVMSGIADWWAANAAAGKTSILGAYSFGKAQRLMAGLPRIGPILTHGAVEEMTEVLRQQGYPLPPTIRATADVTAKTHPGALVIAPPSALGSAWATRLGPAEEAFVSGWMAVRGIRRRRALGTGFVLSDHADWAGLNEAIRATGAERVFVTHGYTAPFRHWLETQGYDAGIVETQFTGDDADTEVVTG; encoded by the coding sequence ATGGCCCAGCCCGTCCTCACCTTCACCGACCGCGGCATCTACTGCCCTGCTGGTGATTTCTACATCGACCCCTGGCGCCCCGTCCCCCGCGCCCTCATCACCCACGGCCATTCTGACCACGCCCGCTCCGGCATGGGGGCCTACCTTGCCACCACCCACGCCCTGCCCGTGATCCGCCGCCGCCTTGGCCCCATCACCGCCGAAGGCATCCCCTACGGCGAGACCCGCGAGGTTGGCGGCGCGACCGTCTCCTTCCACCCCGCAGGCCATGTGCCGGGCTCCGCCCAGATCCGGGTCGAGGTCGGGGGCGAGGTCTGGGTCGTCTCGGGCGATTACAAGACCGAACCCGACGGCCTGGCCGAGGCTTTCGCCCCCGTCGCCTGCGACACCTTCATCTCGGAGTGCACCTTCGGCCTTCCCGTCTTCCGCTGGGACCCGCAGCCAAAGGTCATGTCGGGCATCGCCGACTGGTGGGCCGCCAATGCCGCCGCGGGCAAGACGTCGATCCTTGGGGCCTACAGCTTCGGCAAGGCTCAGCGCCTGATGGCGGGTCTGCCCCGGATCGGCCCGATCCTGACCCACGGCGCGGTTGAGGAGATGACCGAGGTCCTGCGTCAGCAGGGCTACCCCCTGCCCCCCACCATCCGCGCCACGGCCGACGTCACCGCCAAGACGCACCCCGGCGCGCTGGTCATCGCCCCGCCGTCCGCCCTTGGCTCCGCCTGGGCCACCCGCCTTGGCCCGGCGGAGGAGGCGTTCGTGTCCGGCTGGATGGCCGTCCGCGGCATCCGCCGCCGCCGCGCGCTTGGCACCGGCTTTGTCCTGTCCGACCACGCCGACTGGGCCGGTCTGAACGAAGCGATCCGCGCGACCGGGGCCGAACGGGTTTTCGTCACCCACGGCTACACCGCCCCGTTCCGGCACTGGCTGGAAACGCAAGGCTATGACGCCGGGATCGTGGAAACCCAGTTCACCGGCGACGACGCTGACACCGAGGTTGTGACCGGCTGA
- a CDS encoding ABC transporter ATP-binding protein, giving the protein MAAAETVFRTTGLTKVYRSGAGEVHALRGVDFQAARGEFIVILGPSGSGKSTFLNIVGGLDTATGGEAWFEDHQLTALDEAGLTQFRRDHVGFVFQFYNLVPSLTARENVALVTEIARRPMTPDAALALVGLSDRANHFPAQLSGGEQQRVAIARAIAKNPEVLLCDEPTGALDSATGIRVLEALTEVNRTVGATTLVITHNAAIREIADRVVRFADGRIVEETVNATRKTPAEVSW; this is encoded by the coding sequence ATGGCAGCAGCGGAAACCGTCTTTCGCACGACTGGCCTGACCAAGGTCTACCGCAGCGGCGCGGGCGAGGTGCATGCCCTGCGCGGGGTCGATTTTCAGGCCGCCCGGGGCGAGTTCATCGTGATCCTTGGCCCCTCGGGGTCGGGCAAGTCCACCTTTCTGAACATCGTCGGCGGCCTTGATACCGCAACGGGGGGCGAGGCGTGGTTTGAGGACCACCAGTTGACCGCACTGGATGAGGCCGGGCTGACCCAGTTCCGGCGTGACCATGTGGGCTTCGTCTTCCAGTTCTACAATCTGGTGCCCAGCCTGACCGCCCGCGAAAACGTGGCGCTGGTGACCGAGATTGCCCGCCGCCCGATGACCCCCGACGCGGCCCTTGCGCTGGTCGGCCTTTCCGACCGCGCCAACCATTTCCCCGCGCAGCTTTCCGGCGGCGAACAGCAGCGCGTGGCGATTGCCCGCGCCATCGCCAAGAACCCCGAGGTGCTCTTGTGCGACGAACCCACCGGCGCGCTGGATTCCGCCACCGGCATCCGCGTGCTTGAGGCGCTGACCGAGGTGAACCGGACCGTCGGCGCCACCACCCTTGTCATCACCCACAACGCCGCCATCCGCGAAATCGCCGACCGCGTGGTACGCTTTGCCGATGGGCGGATTGTCGAGGAGACGGTGAATGCCACCCGGAAAACCCCGGCGGAGGTGTCATGGTAA
- a CDS encoding ABC transporter permease, producing MVISPLRRKVLRDLVRLWAQALAIALVLAAGVATLILGNGAYASLSETRDRYYDSYRFADVFADVTRAPRALMGEIGDIDGVLAAEARIVKLGLLDMPQMVEPGTILLVSLPAAGGLNRLHLRQGRLPDPQSAREIVVSEGFAAAHGLRPGATLNVVMNGQRRELTITGIALSPEFIYALGPGEMMPDPRRFGIAWLPLPSLEAAYDLEGAFSNLVLKLAPGASVDRVIEAVDRLTAPYGRVGATGREDQISHAFLDAELKQLSAMVKVLPPIFLLVAAMLVNMTLSRLITLERAQIGLLKAIGYTSRAIAQHYVEFVLAIAVVGIGIGFAAGAWLGAGLAQLYAKFFSFPFLVFTRDPQIYGLAAIVTAAAAVGGAIMAVRAVLALPPAVAMAPPAPADYRSGGGVFWRLLAFRQTAVMVARHLLRWPMRTASGILGVAMAVAILVASLWSFGSIDHMIDVTFARSERQDAMVAFGAPEPARALNAARQMPGVLVAEPFRAVAARISNRNLSRKLSIMGKPAEARLSRVLDPDLRPMAMPEAGLILSEALAEALQVRPGDLVTVAFLEGARRTVTLPVSGVSLGYVGLGAAMEISALNRAVGEGAVISGVNLQLDAAEQADFYAATMAAPKTGFVTVMALTVGRFRETLAENITVMITVYVGLASIIAVGVVYNFARIALSEQGRELASLRVLGFTRGEVSGILFAELAMIVLLAQPLGWVIGYAIGLGMVTAFSSDLYRVPFVIGRDVYATATLVVLAAALASAWAVRWRINSLDMIEVLKTRE from the coding sequence ATGGTAATCTCGCCCCTGCGCCGCAAAGTCCTGCGTGATCTCGTCCGGCTTTGGGCGCAGGCGCTGGCGATTGCGCTGGTGCTGGCGGCGGGGGTGGCGACGCTGATCCTTGGCAACGGGGCCTATGCGTCGCTGTCGGAAACCCGGGATCGGTACTACGACAGCTACCGCTTTGCCGATGTCTTTGCCGACGTGACCCGCGCCCCCCGCGCCCTGATGGGCGAGATCGGGGATATCGACGGCGTGCTGGCGGCCGAAGCGCGGATCGTGAAGCTGGGGCTCTTGGACATGCCGCAGATGGTGGAACCGGGGACGATCCTTCTGGTGTCGCTGCCTGCGGCGGGCGGGTTGAACCGGCTGCACTTGCGGCAGGGGCGGTTGCCTGACCCGCAGTCAGCCCGCGAAATCGTGGTGTCAGAAGGCTTTGCCGCCGCGCATGGCTTGCGGCCCGGTGCGACGTTGAACGTGGTGATGAACGGCCAGCGGCGCGAACTGACCATCACCGGCATCGCCCTGTCGCCCGAGTTCATCTATGCCCTCGGCCCGGGTGAGATGATGCCCGACCCGCGCCGCTTTGGCATCGCCTGGCTGCCCCTCCCCAGCCTTGAGGCGGCCTATGACCTTGAGGGCGCGTTTTCCAATCTGGTGCTGAAGCTTGCCCCCGGCGCATCGGTCGACCGGGTGATCGAGGCCGTGGACCGGCTGACCGCGCCCTATGGCCGGGTTGGCGCAACGGGGCGCGAGGATCAGATCTCGCACGCGTTTCTGGACGCCGAGTTGAAGCAGCTTTCGGCCATGGTGAAGGTCTTGCCGCCGATCTTCCTTCTGGTGGCGGCGATGCTGGTGAACATGACGCTGTCCCGCCTGATCACGCTGGAGCGCGCGCAAATCGGGCTGTTGAAAGCAATCGGCTATACCTCACGCGCGATTGCGCAGCATTATGTGGAGTTTGTGCTGGCCATTGCCGTGGTCGGCATCGGCATCGGCTTTGCGGCGGGGGCATGGCTGGGGGCAGGGCTGGCGCAGCTTTATGCCAAGTTCTTCTCCTTCCCGTTTCTGGTCTTCACGCGCGATCCGCAGATCTACGGTCTGGCCGCCATTGTTACGGCGGCGGCGGCGGTCGGGGGGGCCATCATGGCCGTGCGCGCGGTGCTGGCGCTGCCGCCCGCCGTGGCAATGGCGCCGCCGGCCCCGGCGGATTACCGGTCCGGTGGTGGGGTCTTCTGGCGGCTTCTGGCCTTCCGGCAGACAGCGGTGATGGTTGCGCGGCACCTGTTGCGCTGGCCCATGCGCACGGCCTCGGGCATCCTTGGGGTGGCGATGGCGGTGGCCATTCTGGTGGCCTCGCTCTGGTCCTTTGGGTCGATCGACCACATGATCGACGTGACCTTCGCCCGGTCCGAACGGCAGGACGCGATGGTGGCCTTCGGCGCGCCCGAACCGGCCCGCGCCCTGAACGCCGCCCGCCAGATGCCCGGGGTGCTGGTGGCCGAGCCCTTCCGCGCCGTGGCCGCGCGGATCAGCAACCGCAACCTGTCGCGCAAGCTGTCGATCATGGGCAAACCGGCCGAGGCAAGGCTGTCGCGCGTCCTTGACCCCGACCTGCGCCCCATGGCGATGCCAGAGGCCGGGCTGATCCTGTCCGAAGCGCTGGCCGAGGCGTTGCAGGTCCGCCCCGGCGACCTTGTTACGGTCGCCTTTCTGGAAGGCGCGCGGCGGACGGTGACCCTGCCCGTCAGCGGGGTGTCGCTGGGCTATGTCGGCCTTGGCGCTGCGATGGAGATTTCGGCCTTGAACCGCGCGGTTGGGGAAGGGGCAGTGATTTCCGGCGTGAACCTCCAACTGGACGCGGCGGAGCAAGCCGATTTCTATGCCGCCACAATGGCCGCGCCGAAGACCGGGTTTGTCACGGTGATGGCGCTGACCGTCGGGCGCTTTCGCGAAACGCTGGCCGAAAACATCACGGTGATGATCACGGTCTATGTCGGCCTTGCCAGCATCATCGCGGTCGGGGTGGTCTACAACTTCGCCCGCATCGCCCTGTCCGAACAGGGGCGGGAACTGGCCAGCCTGCGGGTGCTGGGCTTCACCCGGGGCGAGGTGTCGGGCATCCTCTTTGCCGAACTGGCGATGATCGTCCTTCTGGCGCAACCGCTGGGCTGGGTGATCGGCTACGCGATCGGGCTGGGCATGGTCACCGCCTTTTCATCCGACCTTTACCGCGTGCCCTTCGTCATCGGGCGCGACGTCTATGCCACCGCCACGCTTGTCGTCCTTGCCGCAGCGCTTGCCTCGGCCTGGGCGGTGCGGTGGCGGATCAACAGCCTTGATATGATCGAAGTCCTTAAGACACGCGAATAA